CCGAAGTAGCGGCCGTGCCGCTGGGCGAGTTCGGCGAGGGTCCGTTCCTTGCCGTGCCGTTCTTCCGCCTGTGCCGACGGGCCGGTGGCGATGCCTCCGAGCATCAGCGCGGCGGCGAGCGCCCCGGCGAGTCTGAGCCGGGTAGCGGTGGTGCGCATGGTGCGACTCCTCACGGTCAACGGGTGGGTGAGCCGTACGTCCGCGGGCGGGTCAGCCCTTCGTGGCGCCCGCGGTGAGGCCGCCGACGAGCTGGCGCTCGGCGACCGAGTAGAAGGCGAGGGCGGGGACCATGGCCAGCACCAGATAGGCGAAGACCTTGGCGTACTCCGCCGAGTACTGCCCCTGGAACTGCTGGACGCCGATCGGCAGCGTCCACCACTGCGCGTCGGTGAACACCAGCAGCGGCAGGAAGAAGTTGTTCCAGCTGGTGACGACGGCCAGCACCGAGACCGTGCCGAGCGCGGGCCGCGCCATGGGCAGCAGCACCCGCCAGAAGAAGCCGAAGGGGCTGCACCCGTCGAGGGTGGCCGCCTCCTCCAGCTCGCCGGGGATCTGCCGGAAGAAGCCCCGCAGGATGATGATGGTCATCGGCAGTCCGAAGGCCGCCTGCGGGAGGATCACGCCGAGCGGGTTGTCCAGCAGGTCCAGGGACCGCAGCAGCAGGAACAGCGGCAGGGCCGCCACGGCGAACGGGAACATCAGCCCCATCGTGAACAGCGTGAACAGCGCTTCCCTGCCGCGGAAGGCGAACCGCGCGAAGGAGAAGGCCGACAGCGCGGAGACGGCGACGACCAGGACGGTCGTGCCGACCGCGATGAGCGTGCTGTTGCCGATCAGCCGCCAGAAGTCGCCCGAGCCGAGGATCCCGGTGTAGTTGGAGGTCACCCACGACTCGGGCAGACCGACCGGGTTGCGGGACAGCTCGTCGGTGGACTTGAAGCCGGACAGCGCGGCGTAGAGCAGGGGCACGGCCATGACCGCGCCGACGACGACCAGGACGAGGTGCAGCGGAAGGGTCCTGCCCCTGCGCGTCTTCTGACTGGCTGTCACTTTCCGTCACCCCGCATGGTCGTGGTGGCCCCTTCCAGGTCGCGCCGGAGCACGAACCGCTGGTAGGCGAGGGCGAAGACGAGGCTGATGGCGAACATGACCACGCTGATCGCGCTGGCGTAGCCGACCTGGTAGCGCTTGAAGCCGTACTGGAACATGGTCACGGCCATCGTCTCGGAGTGGTGGTCGGGACCGCCGGCGGTGGTGACCCACACCAGGTCGAAGAGCTGGATCGCCCCGATGACCGACAGGAACACGCTGATGCGCAGGGTGGGCGCCAGCAGCGGCAGCGTCACGTTGCGGAAGCGCTGCCAGGGGCCGGCCCCGTCGATGAGCGCCGCCTCGGTCAGCTCCCGGGGGACGGCCTGGAGCCCGGCCAGGTACAGCATCATGTGGAAGCCGAAGTACTTCCAGGTCATGACCAGGAACAGGGTCGCCATGACGGTGGACGGATCGGCGAACCACTCCCCGCCCAGCCCGTCCAGGCCGACCTTGCCGAGGACCTGGTCGGCGAAGCCGTCGTCCGGGGCGAAGATCATGCCGAACAGGATTCCGGTGATCGCCTCGGACAGGACGTACGGCGCGAAGAACAGCATCCGGTACACCGCCCGGCCGCGCAGCCGCTGGTTGAGCAGGACGGCCATGGCGAGCGCGAACGGCAGCTGGACGACCAGCGACAGCACCACCAGGACCAGGCAGCGCCACAGGTCGCCGAGGAAGACCTCGTCCTGGAAGAGCCGGGTGAAGTTCTCGCCGCCGACGTAGTCGGAGGGCATGCCGAAGCCGCCCCAGCGGAAGAAGGCGGCGTACAGCGCGAACAGCATCGGCAGCAGGACGAGCCCCATGAACAGCACCAGGGCGGGCAGCTGGAAGCCCGTCGCGGTCAGCCAGTTCAGTCGGCGCCGCCGGGCGCGGCCCCTGTCCCGGCGGGCGGGCGGGGCCGGGGGGCCGGCGTCGTGGCCGGCCTGTTTGTCCGGCAGGTACGTGGAGGTCATCGCCGGCTACTGCTCTTCCTTCGTGACCTTGGTGATCGACTGGGCGACCTGCCCGGGCGACTTCGACCCGGAGATGAGCGCGGCGACGCTGTCGTTGACCTCCTGGCCGACGGCGGGCGCGTACGCCTGGTCGAGGTAGAGCTGGAAGCCGGTGGCCTTCTTCAGCTGCTCCTGTACGGCCTTGATGTTGGGGTCGACTATGGCGCTCTCGGCCGCCGGGACCACGGGCAGGGTGCCGGTCTTCTTGACCAGTTCCAGGTCGGTGGCCTCGGACGCGAAGAACTTCAGGAAGTCGACGGCCTCCTGCGGGGCGCCCCGGCGCAGGGCGTGTCCGCCGCCGCCGCCGAACACCTCGGTGATGGCGCCCTTGCCGCCCTCGACCGCGGGGAACGGGAAGAACCCGAGGTCCTTGCCGAGGCCCTTGCCCGCGTCGGCCTGTACCACGGGCGCCCACTGGCCCATGAGTTCCATGGCCGCCCTGCCGTTGCCGACGGCGGCGGCCTGGCCGGTGGGGCTGCTGTAGGCGGCGCCGAGGAAACCCTTCTGGAACGGCTGGAGGCCGACGAGTTCCTCGAGGTGCTCGCCCGCCTCGACGAAGGGGGCGCCGGTGAAGTCCTTGTCGGCGTAGGCCTTCTCCAGCGCCCCGGCACCGGCGGTGCGCATCGCCAGGTAGGCCCAGTAGTACATGCCGGGCCACTTCTCCTTGCCGGCCAGCGCCAGGGGCGTGACACCGGCGGACTTCAGCTTGCGCACGGCGTCGAGGAAGCCGCTCCAGGTGGTCGGCGGCGCGCTGATGCCGGCCTTCGCGAAGAGCGCCTTGTTGTACCAGAAGCCGATCATGCCGATGTCGAACGGGATGCCGTAGACCCTGTCGTCGATCAGGTACGGCTCCTTGGCGACCGGGAGCAGGGCGTCGCCCCAGGGCTTGGTCCGGTCCGTGAGGTCCTCGACGAGTCCGGCGTCGACCTGCTGCTTGAGTACGCCGCCGCCCCAGGTGTGGAAGATGTCGGGGAGCTTCCCGGAGGAGGTGAGGGCCGTCATCTTCGACTTGAAGGCCTCGTTCTCCATCTGGACGATCTTTATCTTGACCTTGGGGTTCTGCGCCTCGAACTTCCGGGCGAGCGCGGCCCAGACGGTCTTGGCCGGCTCGGTGGTGGAGATGTTCCACCACTCGATCGTGGTCGTCCCCGACGACCCTCCGCCCGAGTCCCCGCCGCATGCGCTCAGTGTCGTCATTCCGAGACCGGCGGCGGCGGAGGCCGCCAGGAAGCCGCGGCGGGACAGTGCCGGGTCGCCCATCATGCGCTCCTCGAAAGTTTCGAATGAGATTCAGAAAGATGCGTTGCTGCCGCACCCTAGAGACAGGGGGTAAACAGTGGCAACCCCTTGTACACGGTGAATCTTTCCTCGACACGAGGACCTCGGAAGGGTGCCGAAACATTCGAGCAGCGAGACGAACCTTACGGATCCGACGGTCACGCTGGGTGCCCGCCCGCGAGCCGAACGATCGGCACCGCATCCCCACCGGGCAGAGCCCCCGTACGTGCCCCCAACTGGCGTTTTCAGTCGCAGGGCCACCCCGCACGCCAGTCTTAACGGAAGCTTGACGCACACAGCCCCCACATCCACCGGCCATGGCATCACGCTCCGCTTACGCTGATCTGGCCGTCCAGTGATGGCCGGAAACCGCACTGAGCCGCACATCGGGAGCACGTCGATGGCCACCACTGAGCACCCCGGACCGGGCGTCACGGAGCCCGCCCCACCCGGTCGCCTGCGCGCCTGGATGCTGCAGGGCCTGTCCGACATGGGCAAGGGCGGCGGCCACACCGGGCCCCACGCCGAACCGGAGCCCCCGCACCGGGGCCAGCCCTGGTGGCGGGTGATGTGCCTGACCGGCGTCGACTACTTCTCCACGCTCGGCTACCAGCCGGGCATCGCCGCCCTCGCCGCCGGCCTGCTCTCCCCCGTCGCGACCATCGTGCTGGTCGTCGTCACCCTGGCCGGCGCCCTGCCGGTGTACCGGCGTGTGGCCGAGGAGAGTCCCCACGGCGAGGGCTCGATCGCGATGCTGGAGCGGCTCCTGTCCTTCTGGCAGGGCAAGCTGTTCGTGCTGACCCTGCTGGGCTTCGCGGCCACCGACTTCCTCATCACCATCACGCTGTCGGCCGCCGACGCCTCCACCCACCTCGTGGAGAACCCGCATCTGACCGGCGTCCTGCACGACCGGCAGATGCTGATCACCCTCATCCTCGTCGCGCTGCTCGGGGCGGTCTTCCTCAAGGGCTTCCTGGAGGCGATCGGCGTCGCGGTCGCCCTGGTGGGCGCCTACCTCGCACTGAACGCGGTGGTGGTAGTCGTCGGGCTCTACCACGTCATCACCGCGGGCCACGTGATCACGGACTGGTCGAGCGCCCTCACCACCCAGCACGGCAACGTCTTCGTCATGCTCGGCGTCGCCCTGCTCGTCTTTCCGAAGCTGGCCCTCGGCCTGTCCGGGTTCGAGACCGGCGTCGCCGTGATGCCGCACGTCAAGGGCGACCCGGACGACACCGAGGCACGGCCGACCGGCCGCATCCGCGACACCAAGAAGCTGCTCACCACGGCCGCGCTGATCATGAGCGTCTTCCTGATCACGACCAGCTTCATCACCACACTCCTCATCCCCGAGAAGGAGTTCGAGGCGGGCGGCCAGGCGAACGGCCGCGCGCTGGCCTACCTGGCGCACGACTACCTGGGCAACACCTTCGGCACCGTCTACGACGTCTCGACCATCGCCATCCTGTGGTTCGCCGGCGCCTCCGCGATGGCCGGCCTGCTCAACCTGATGCCGCGGTACCTGCCCCGCTACGGCATGGCCCCGCACTGGGCCCGTGCCGTGCGCCCCATGGTCATCGTCTTCACGCTGATCGCCTTCCTGGTCACCTGGATCTTCGACGCCGACGTCAACGCCCAGGGCGGCGCCTACGCCACCGGTGTGCTGGTCCTCATCAGCTCCGCCGCGATCGCCGTGACCATCGCCGCCCGCAAGGCCCGGCAGCGGAACTGGACCATCGCCTTCGCGGTCATCTCCGCAGTGTTCCTCTACACGACCGTCGCCAACGTCATCGAGCGTCCGGACGGTGTGAAGATCGGCGCCTGCTTCATCGCCGGCATCATCCTGGTCTCCTTGCTGTCACGACTGGCCCGGGCGTTCGAACTCCGCGTCACCAGCGTCACCCTGGACGACTTGGCGGAACGCTTCGTCCGCGACATGGCCAGCCGCCGGTTGCGGTTCATCGCCAACGAGCCCGACCGGCGCGACATCGCGGAGTACCGCGACAAGATCGAGCAGATCCGGCACGACAACGACGTGCCCGGGCACGAGGACTTCGTCTTCGTCGAGGTGACGGTCACCGACCCGTCCGAGTTCGAGGCGGGCCTGACCGTACGCGGCGAGGTCCTCCACGGCCGCTACCGCGTCCTCACCCTGGAGTCCTCCTCCATTCCCAACGCCCTGGCCGCCCTGCTCCTGCACGTCCGCGACACGACCGGGCGCACCCCGCACATCTACTTCGAGTGGACCGAGGGCGGGCCCTTCGCCAACTTCCTGCGCTTCTTCCTGTTCGGCCAGGGCGAGGTCGCCCCGGTGACCCGCGAGGTCCTGCGCGAGGCGGAACCGGACCGGGAGCGGCGGCCGAGGGTGCACGTGGGCTGAGTCAGGCCGTCGCTCTGCGTCTGCCGAATCCCCTGCGGGGCGGACGCACCACGACCTGCCCGAAGTTGATCTCACCGGTGATCCGTACGCGCAGCACGACGGGAGCTTCGGCAGCCGGGCGCGCCTTGATCTTGGAGTAGTTCGTCACCAGCGCGTCGGTGTCCACCACGACCCCCGGCCGCGTCAGCAGCTTCAGGGCGCCCCCGCGCACGTCGAGGTCGATGTGCAGCGTGTCCTGCGTGATCACCGCGTCGGTGAAGTCGAGCGTCACCTCGCCCCACGCCGAACGGACCTCCAGCCGGCGCGGCACCACCCAGGCGTCGCCCCGGCGGGTCGAGGACCCCTCCTGCTCGATCCGCACGACGTCGTCGGCCTCGACGGCGCCCGGGGTCACGGCCTCGGGCAGATCCGCCGTCAGCACCGCCAGCTCGCCCACCGTACGGGCGGACAGCGCGGCCTCCACCCGCTCGTCGAGCTCCGCCATGGTCAGCCGGCCGTCCCCAGCGGCGACGCGCAGCACGTCCACGATCCGGTCCCGGTCCGCGTGCGAGGCCCTCACCTCGGGCGATCCACCGATCCTCGCCACCTCAGCCACCATCGACCCCACCCCGATCACACCATCCGATTCGACCTCTTACGCTATATCGCGTCATACGCCACAAGCAACCCCGCAACCGCCGTTCCCCTCCCCCGACCCCTATCGTGACCGGCATGCAGTCCTACACGATCGGCCAGGCAGCACGGCTGCTCGGCGTGAGCCCCGACACCGCCCGGCGCTGGGCGGACGCCGGCCGCCTCACCACCCACCGCGACGAGACCGGGCGGCGACTCGTCGACGGACGGGACCTGGCCGCGTTCTCCGTGGAAGTCGCCCGATCCGGCACCGCCGAGGAGGACACCCCGTACACGTCGGCGCGCAACGCCTTCCCCGGCATCGTCACCGCGATCAAGCTCGGCGACGTCGCCGCCCAGGTCGAGATCCAGGCCGGCCCGCACCGGCTCGTCTCCCTGCTCACCCGCGAGGCCGTGGAGGAACTGGGCCTGGAGGTCGGCATGGAGGCGACGGCCCGGGTGAAGTCGACGAACGTCCACATCGACCGCACCTGATCGGTCGTGGGTCCGCACATACACACTCATCACCTCCGTTGGCCTCGCTCATGCGATGCGACAGGAGACTTCTGCCTGGCGGATGCGTCATTATGATCGGCGTACGGGAAGGGCCCCGCGGGCTCTTCCTCCCGCACACAGAGGGAGTGGCCCCGAGATGACCCGTTCCGCGCACCCGACCTGCCGGATGCTTCAGGTCGCCGGTGTGTCCGCCGCCGCGCTGCTGACGCTGAGCGCCTGTTCCTCCTCCGCCACGGGTTCGGACAAGGGCTCCTCCTCGTCGAAGCTCTCCGGCACGGTCACCGTCTTCGCCGCCGCCTCGCTGGAGGAGAGCTTCGAGTCCCTGGGCAAGACCTTCGAGCAGCAGCACCCGGGCACCAAGGTCACGTTCAACTTCGGCGGCAGCGACACCCTCGCCGCCAGCATCACCGGCGGTGCCCCCGCCGACGTCTTCGCCGCCGCCAGCACCAAGACCATGGCGATCGTGACGGACAAGGGGGACGCGGCGGGCACGCCGGCCACCTTCGTCCGCAACCGGCTGGAGATCGCCACCCTGCCGGGCAACCCCGACAAGATCTCCTCCCTCAAGGACCTCAGCAAGCCCGGCCTGAAGGTCGTCCTGTGCGACCGGACCGTTCCCTGCGGCGCCGCCGCCCGGAAGGCCCTGGACGCAGGAGGCCTGAAGCTCACCCCCGTCTCCTACGAACAGGACGTCAAGAGCGCCCTGACCAAGGTCGAGCTGAAGGAGGCCGACGCGGCCGTCGTCTACCGGACCGATGTGCGCGCGGCGGGCGACAAGGTGACGGGCGTGGACTTCCCCGAGTCGGCCGAGGCCGTCAACGACTATCCGATCGCCCAGCTCAAGAACGCTCCCCACCCCGAGACGGCGAAGGCCTTCATCGCCCTGGTCCGATCCGCCGAGGGCCAGAGGGTGCTGTCCCGGGCCGGATTCCTCAAGCCGTGACCGACACAGTGGCGAGCCGTCCCCGCCGCGACCGCCACCGCGGCCGGTCCCGGGCGGCGCCCATCCCCCTGCTGGTGCCCGCCCTCATCGGCCTGGCGTTCCTGCTGCTGCCCCTGCTCGCCCTGCTCGTCCGGGCGCCCTGGCGCAGCCTCCCCGAACAGCTGACCAGCGCCGAGGTGTGGGAGGCGCTCCGGCTGTCCCTCGTCTGCGCCACGGCGGCCACAGCGCTGAGCCTGGTCGTCGGTGTGCCCCTGGCCTGGCTGCTGGCCCGCACACGCTTCCCGGGCCGCGGGTTCGTGCGCGCCCTGGTGACGCTGCCACTGGTGCTGCCGCCGGTCGTGGGCGGTGTGGCCCTGCTGCTCGCCTTCGGGCGCAACGGCGTGCTCGGGCAGTGGCTCGACTCCTGGTTCGGGATCACGCTGCCCTTCACCACCACGGGGGTGGTCCTCGCCGAGACCTTCGTGGCGATGCCGTTCCTCGTCATCAGCGTCGAGGGCACCCTGCGGGCCGCCGACCCGCGCTACGAGGAGGCCGCCACCACCCTGGGCGCCTCCCGCTTCACCGCGTTCCGCCGGGTCACCCTGCCGCTGATCGCGCCGGGCATCGCGGCCGGTGCGGTGCTGGCCTGGGCCCGGGCCCTGGGGGAGTTCGGCGCGACGATCACCTTCGCGGGCAACTTCCCGGGCCGTACGCAGACCATGCCCCTCGCGGTGTACCTCGCCCTCCAGAACGACCCGGCGGCGGCGATCGCCCTCAGCCTGGTGCTGCTGGCCGTGTCCATCGCCGTACTGGCGGCCCTGCGGGACCGCTGGATGACGGCGTCGTGATGCCGTGGCCCGGCCCCTGACCCCCTGGACGTGATCCCCATGACCGAGACGACCGACCTCGGCGCACCGCCCCCCGGTCGCCTTCCCGAAGGCCTCGACGCCCGTCTCGTCGTCGACCGGGGCGCGTTCCGCCTCGACATCACGCTCACCGCGGCGCCCGGCGAGGTCGTCGCCCTGCTCGGCCCCAACGGCGCCGGCAAGACCACGGCCCTGCGCGCCCTGTCGGGCCTGATCCCGCTCACGTCCGGCCATCTGCGTCTGGACGGCACCCGGCTGGACGGCACGGCACCCGAGTCCCGCCCGGTCGGTGTCGTCTTCCAGGACTATCTGCTCTTCCCGCATCTGACGGCCCTGGACAACGTCGCCTTCGGGCCGCGCTGCCGGGGCGCCGGGAAGGCCGAGGCCCGTGCCCAGGCCGCCGAGTGGCTCGACCGCATGGGCCTCGCCGACCACGCCGGGGCCAAGCCCCGCCGGCTGTCCGGTGGTCAGGCCCAGCGCGTGGCCCTGGCCCGTGCCCTGGCCACCCGGCCCCGGCTGCTGCTCCTGGACGAGCCGCTGGCCGCGCTCGACGCCCGTACCCGTCTGGAGGTGCGCGCCCAGCTCCGGCGCCACCTCGCCGCGTTCGAGGCCGTGGCCGTCCTCGTCACGCACGACCCACTGGACGCCATGGTGCTGGCCGACCGCCTGGTCGTCGTCGAGGACGGCCGGGTCGTCCAGGAGGGCACGCCTTCCGACATCGCCCGCCATCCCCGCACCGACTACATCGCCCGGCTCGTCGGCCTCAACCTCTACAAGGGGCGGGCCGAGGGCCACACGGTCCGGCTGGACGCGGGTCCGGACATCACGACCACGGAGGAACTGTCCGGCCCGGTCTTCGTGGCGTTCCCGCCCGGCGCGGTGACGCTGCACCGGGACCGCCCGACCGGCTCCAGCGCCCGGAACCTCTGGCACTGCGAGGTCGCCGGCCTGGAGACGCACGGCGACCAGATCCGCGCCGACCTCACCGGTGAGCTGCCCCTGACCGCCGACCTCACCACGGTCGCCGCCGCCGAACTCGATCTGCACCCCGGGGCACCGGTGTGGGCGGCGGTCAAGGCGACGCAGACACACGCATACCCGGCATAGGGGACGCACCGGGCTACCGTGCCCCCATGAGCCTGAGCATCCGCAACCAGCTCCCCGGCGTCGTCACGGCCGTCACGCCCGGCGAGGTCATGGCGACGTCAGGGTCCGCCTCGCCGGCGGCCAGGACCTCACCGCGGCGATCACCCGCGAGGCCGCCGAGGAACTCCGCCTCGCGCCGGGCACCGCTGTACGGGCCCTGGTGAAGTCGACGGAGATCGCGCTGGCCACCGCCCCCGTCGAGGGCCTGTCCATCCGCAACCGGCTCCCGGGCACGGTCCAGGACGTCTCGACCGGCGACGCGATGGCCTCCGTCCGCGTCACCGTCGAGGACGGCGCGCTGACCGCCGCGATCACCAAGGACGCGGCGGACGACCTCTCCCTGTCCCCCGGCACCCCCGTCGTCGCCCTGATCAAGTCGACCGAGGTAGCACTCACCGCCCCATGACGGGAGGGGCCCCGCACGGCGGAGCCCCTTCACGGACCGGCGCTCGGAGGATCAGTCCTCGTACGCGTCCAGCGGCGGGCAGGAGCAGACCAGGTTCCGGTCGCCGAACGCCTGGTCGATGCGGCGCACCGGCGGCCAGTACTTGTCGGCCGCCGCGACCCCGGCCGGGAAGACGGCCTCCTCACGGCTGTAGGCGTGCTCCCACTCCCCGGCGAGCGCGCCGGCGGTGTGCGGCGCGCCCCGCAGCGGGTTGTCGTCCGCGGGCCACTCGCCCGAGCCGACCTTCTCGATCTCGGCGCGGATGGCGATCATCGCCTCGCAGAACCGGTCCAGCTCGGTCAGGTCCTCCGACTCGGTCGGCTCGATCATCAGCGTCCCGGCCACCGGGAACGACATCGTCGGCGCGTGGAAGCCGTAGTCGATCAGCCGCTTGGCCACGTCGTCGACGCTCACACCGGTCGCCTTGGTCAACGGCCGCAGGTCGATGATGCACTCGTGCGCGACGAGCCCGCCCGGGCCGGTGTACAGCACCGGGTAGTGCGGCTCCAGGCGCTTGGCGATGTAGTTGGCGCTGAGCACCGCCACCTGCGTGGCCCGCCTCAGCCCCTCGCCGCCCATGAGCCGGACGTAGGCCCAGGAGATCGGCAGGATCCCGGCGGAGCCCCAGGGCGCCGCGGAGATGGGCCCGACGCCCGTCTCCGGCCCGGCCTCGGGCTGCAGCGGGTGGTTCGGCAGGTAGGGCGCGAGGTGCTCGCGCACCGCGACCGGACCGACGCCGGGGCCGCCGCCGCCGTGCGGGATGCAGAAGGTCTTGTGCAGGTTCAGGTGCGAGACGTCCCCGCCGAAGTGCCCGGGCTTGGCGAGCCCCACGAGCGCGTTGAGGTTGGCCCCGTCCACGTAGACCCGACCGCCCGCCTCGTGCACCTGCGCGCAGATCTCGGAGACGTGCTCCTCGAACACGCCGTGCGTCGACGGGTACGTGATCATCAGGACCGCCAGCTCGTCGCGGTACTGCTCGATCTTCGCCCGCAGGTCCTCGACGTCGATCTCGCCGTCCTCGGCGGTCTTCACGACGACGACCTTCATGCCCGCCATGACCGCGCTCGCGGCGTTGGTGCCGTGCGCGGACGACGGGATCAGGCACACGGTGCGCTGCTCGTCACCGTTGGCCCGGTGGTACCCGCGTACGGCGAGCAGACCGGCCAGCTCGCCCTGCGACCCGGCGTTCGGCTGGAGAGAGACCTTGTCGTACCCGGTGACCTCGGCGAGCCGGTCCTCCAGCTCGTGGATGAGCGTGAGGTAGCCCTGGGCCTGCTCGGCGGGCGCGAAGGGGTGCAGCTGCCCGAACTCGGGCCAGGTGACCGGCTCCATCTCGGTGGTCGCGTTGAGCTTCATGGTGCAGGAGCCGAGCGGGATCATGCCGCGGTCGAGCGCGTAGTCCCGGTCGGCCAGCCGGCGCAGATAGCGCAGCATGGCGGTCTCGGAGCGGTGCTGGTGGAAGACCGGGTGCGTCAGGTAGTCGTCGGTGCGCAGCAGACCGGCCGGAAGCCCGTCCTCCGCGGCGGCGTCCAGGGCCTCGATGACGCCCTCGACACCGAAGGCGGCCCACACGGCCCGCAGCTGTGCCCGCGTGGTGGTCTCGTCGCAGGCGATCGAGACGTGGTCGGCGTCGACGATGCGCAGGTTGACCCCGTTGTCCCGCGCGGCGGCCACGACCTCGGCGGCCCGGCCCGCGACGCGCACGGTCAGGGTGTCGAAGTAGGAGCCGTGCACGACCTCGACGCCGCCGTTCGCGAGCCCGGCGGCGAGGACCGTGGCGTACCGGTGGGTGCGCCGGGCGATGCCCTTCAGGCCCTCCGGCCCGTGGTAGACGGCGTACATGCCGGCCATGACGGCGAGCAGCACCTGCGCCGTGCAGATGTTGCTGGTCGCCTTCTCCCGGCGGATGTGCTGCTCGCGGGTCTGCAGCGCCAGCCGGTAGGCCTTGTTCCCGTCGGCGTCCACGGACACGCCGACCAGCCGCCCGGGCAGGCTGCGCGCCATCTTCTCCTGGACGG
This genomic stretch from Streptomyces sp. Go-475 harbors:
- the gcvP gene encoding aminomethyl-transferring glycine dehydrogenase; the encoded protein is MTAHRIPLSELEEAVPFEQRHIGPDHEACAKMLAQVGYGSLDELTAAAVPAVIKSTEALDLPSARSEAEVIAELRSLADRNQVLGSMIGLGYYGTFTPPVILRNVMENPAWYTAYTPYQPEISQGRLEALLNFQTMVADLTGLPTSGASLLDEGTAAAEAMALSRRMGKNKKGLFLVDADALPQTIAVIQTRAEPTGVEVVVADLSEGIPAEVAEREINGVLIQYPGASGAVRDIKPVIDQAHELGALVTVAADLLALTLLKSPGELGADIAVGTTQRFGVPMGFGGPHAGYMAVQEKMARSLPGRLVGVSVDADGNKAYRLALQTREQHIRREKATSNICTAQVLLAVMAGMYAVYHGPEGLKGIARRTHRYATVLAAGLANGGVEVVHGSYFDTLTVRVAGRAAEVVAAARDNGVNLRIVDADHVSIACDETTTRAQLRAVWAAFGVEGVIEALDAAAEDGLPAGLLRTDDYLTHPVFHQHRSETAMLRYLRRLADRDYALDRGMIPLGSCTMKLNATTEMEPVTWPEFGQLHPFAPAEQAQGYLTLIHELEDRLAEVTGYDKVSLQPNAGSQGELAGLLAVRGYHRANGDEQRTVCLIPSSAHGTNAASAVMAGMKVVVVKTAEDGEIDVEDLRAKIEQYRDELAVLMITYPSTHGVFEEHVSEICAQVHEAGGRVYVDGANLNALVGLAKPGHFGGDVSHLNLHKTFCIPHGGGGPGVGPVAVREHLAPYLPNHPLQPEAGPETGVGPISAAPWGSAGILPISWAYVRLMGGEGLRRATQVAVLSANYIAKRLEPHYPVLYTGPGGLVAHECIIDLRPLTKATGVSVDDVAKRLIDYGFHAPTMSFPVAGTLMIEPTESEDLTELDRFCEAMIAIRAEIEKVGSGEWPADDNPLRGAPHTAGALAGEWEHAYSREEAVFPAGVAAADKYWPPVRRIDQAFGDRNLVCSCPPLDAYED